One window from the genome of Natronomonas pharaonis DSM 2160 encodes:
- the cas7d gene encoding type I-D CRISPR-associated protein Cas7/Csc2: MIPDNITNALADGTVPIDGMTNTPGTNYTTLLVLRELDSHAIFTTNGQDADITSLSVVGDSGSIEYSPGLMFMRKQTGSDRRAGKAIQRELLEYDRSDSMDVNDMNPQSVESALYGSAASGDDDVDIGVTSRVMYDTAFTVRDASACIDEKFQNAPGEGYAKGSTANIREPDFFEPGTLFPCTITLRDATPAEVAFVTAITSRNKRYGAATTRLGRVNNRILGLYTGSEEGPSNRELTAETIVSFASESNRTLGDVVQAPALNADQAAAYVREAYDTACTETVAQTPVDDEVLDELLALTDDDDLRAVLEAQQPHSRSFIDDAIAADES, translated from the coding sequence ATGATTCCAGACAATATCACCAACGCACTCGCAGATGGTACCGTTCCAATCGATGGCATGACCAACACTCCCGGAACGAACTACACGACGCTCCTCGTGCTCCGGGAACTGGACAGCCATGCCATCTTCACGACGAATGGACAGGACGCCGACATCACTTCACTATCGGTCGTCGGCGACAGCGGGAGTATCGAGTACTCACCCGGACTGATGTTCATGCGGAAACAGACCGGGAGTGATCGCCGGGCTGGAAAGGCAATTCAGCGGGAACTACTGGAGTACGACCGGAGCGATTCGATGGATGTCAACGACATGAACCCCCAGTCCGTCGAGTCAGCTCTCTACGGCAGTGCAGCCAGTGGAGACGATGATGTCGATATCGGGGTCACGTCACGAGTGATGTACGATACCGCGTTTACTGTTCGCGATGCCAGTGCGTGTATCGATGAAAAATTCCAGAACGCGCCCGGTGAGGGATACGCCAAAGGATCAACTGCAAATATTCGAGAACCAGATTTCTTCGAACCGGGAACCCTGTTCCCATGTACCATAACCCTACGTGACGCAACACCTGCGGAAGTGGCATTTGTTACCGCAATAACAAGTAGAAATAAGCGGTACGGAGCGGCAACGACTCGGCTAGGGCGGGTGAACAATCGTATCCTCGGCCTCTACACTGGCTCTGAAGAAGGTCCGTCAAACCGAGAACTCACCGCCGAAACGATTGTCTCGTTCGCCAGCGAGAGTAATCGGACGCTTGGTGATGTCGTCCAGGCCCCAGCGCTGAATGCTGACCAGGCAGCGGCATACGTCCGAGAGGCATACGACACAGCCTGTACGGAGACAGTTGCACAGACACCCGTTGATGACGAGGTGCTCGACGAATTACTGGCGCTCACAGATGACGACGATCTCCGAGCTGTGCTTGAGGCCCAACAACCACACTCACGATCGTTCATTGATGACGCAATCGCGGCAGACGAGAGCTAA
- the cas5d gene encoding type I-D CRISPR-associated protein Cas5/Csc1 yields MEVLEATLTTHGKVGFASREVGRMADTDPYILNTALHYALGLAGGNYVDVTHQPTYIEDTADIVDEVYVTPATPVAVESESIRTEYLTTNRNARADTYATPNYPAEDDPTGKASQNLPTFERERALAPGNHFRFYVFPYGRTAKSAKETLPSYIRLGKKRGKGRVRYRIVEAERKSGTFSLGHPLSIYDHDAQPLGGVVMRQMQPTPLWFEGKFEADHYAIESPTESADRVYYPAGAKFLATKRGDV; encoded by the coding sequence ATGGAGGTACTTGAAGCAACGCTGACAACACACGGGAAGGTCGGGTTTGCATCTCGTGAGGTCGGTCGGATGGCCGACACCGACCCGTATATCCTCAACACAGCGTTACATTATGCGCTCGGTCTGGCGGGTGGCAACTACGTTGACGTCACGCACCAGCCGACATACATAGAGGATACAGCGGACATCGTAGACGAAGTGTACGTAACTCCAGCGACACCTGTCGCGGTTGAGAGCGAGTCAATCCGAACGGAATACCTCACGACCAACCGGAACGCGAGAGCGGATACCTACGCAACCCCGAACTATCCGGCCGAGGACGATCCCACAGGAAAGGCCAGCCAGAACCTGCCAACGTTCGAGCGTGAACGAGCGCTAGCGCCGGGCAACCACTTCCGGTTCTATGTCTTTCCATACGGCCGGACAGCTAAGTCAGCCAAAGAGACACTGCCGTCGTACATCCGACTGGGAAAAAAGCGTGGGAAAGGACGCGTTCGCTATCGTATCGTTGAGGCCGAGCGAAAATCGGGGACATTCTCGCTAGGTCACCCGTTGAGCATCTACGATCATGACGCACAGCCACTCGGTGGCGTTGTAATGCGGCAGATGCAACCCACACCGCTCTGGTTCGAGGGCAAGTTCGAAGCTGACCACTACGCGATAGAATCCCCGACTGAGTCTGCTGATCGCGTGTACTATCCGGCAGGTGCCAAATTCCTCGCAACGAAGCGTGGCGATGTCTGA
- a CDS encoding helix-hairpin-helix domain-containing protein, producing MSDPFTEIRYVGDHRADVLRNAGYDSLDELSQASRDEIASIDGFEDGIAERVVRHFKNEQ from the coding sequence ATGAGTGATCCATTTACCGAAATCCGGTATGTTGGGGATCACCGGGCAGATGTCCTGCGAAATGCCGGGTACGACTCTTTAGATGAATTGAGTCAGGCGTCAAGAGATGAAATAGCGTCGATAGATGGATTTGAGGACGGAATTGCAGAGAGAGTTGTTCGGCACTTCAAAAACGAACAATAA
- the cas2 gene encoding CRISPR-associated endonuclease Cas2: MRLAVAYDVSDDTNRRHVYRTLQRYGAWRQYSVFELEISKTDRVELEAELESHIDPSAGDRIRIYRLCSACQDATTDIGNDPPDGQSNVI; this comes from the coding sequence ATGCGGCTCGCCGTAGCTTACGATGTCAGTGACGACACGAACCGACGCCACGTGTATCGAACACTCCAACGGTACGGGGCATGGAGACAGTACAGCGTCTTCGAGCTGGAAATCAGCAAAACCGACCGTGTTGAACTGGAAGCCGAACTGGAATCACACATTGACCCGAGTGCTGGTGACCGCATTCGTATCTATCGCCTCTGTAGCGCCTGCCAAGACGCAACAACAGATATTGGCAACGACCCGCCGGATGGGCAATCCAACGTGATCTGA
- a CDS encoding DUF7386 family protein, with amino-acid sequence MGERTTLRLSDERKHLLDQASDIVASDPSDDPPRSDVIDAALTHLIESHENLEDVRDKYPPGEVKDCCNTSVLQLRYRTSIEQRWR; translated from the coding sequence ATGGGTGAACGAACGACCCTCAGACTGTCCGACGAACGGAAGCACCTACTCGATCAAGCAAGCGATATCGTGGCGTCCGACCCATCGGATGACCCGCCGAGGAGTGACGTCATCGACGCCGCACTGACGCACCTGATCGAATCCCACGAGAACCTCGAAGACGTCCGCGACAAGTACCCGCCCGGCGAGGTGAAAGACTGCTGCAACACGTCCGTGCTGCAGCTCCGGTACCGAACGTCAATCGAGCAGCGCTGGCGGTAA
- the cas4 gene encoding CRISPR-associated protein Cas4: protein MSALNEYLYCPRRFYYQRYHDEMGTPYELVDGRSKHENAAQRGDWINERYLSDSSLGLHGKIDIIESKDGVLTPIERKRAESGGYYTNDEVQLAGYCMLLSNAIGEPVNVGYIYLYSTDQRHSIRITEDHRQAVTKIVDQIQSMSATNIPPLTDNPDKCDACSAREYCMPAETAKLEPEKAHGTGWEDEI from the coding sequence GTGAGTGCGCTGAATGAGTACCTCTACTGTCCACGGCGATTCTACTACCAGCGGTACCACGACGAAATGGGAACCCCATACGAACTGGTTGATGGTCGCAGTAAACACGAGAACGCTGCCCAACGGGGCGATTGGATCAACGAGCGATACTTGAGTGATAGTTCACTCGGTCTTCATGGCAAAATCGACATTATCGAATCCAAAGACGGAGTACTCACGCCAATCGAGCGCAAGCGAGCTGAAAGCGGCGGGTACTACACCAACGATGAAGTTCAGCTGGCCGGCTACTGTATGCTGCTGTCCAACGCAATAGGCGAGCCCGTCAACGTTGGCTACATATATCTATATTCTACAGACCAGCGACATTCGATTCGAATTACAGAGGACCACCGACAGGCTGTCACCAAGATAGTGGATCAAATTCAATCCATGTCAGCCACAAATATTCCGCCACTCACGGACAACCCGGACAAGTGCGATGCCTGCTCCGCTAGGGAGTACTGTATGCCAGCAGAGACGGCAAAGCTCGAACCCGAGAAAGCCCACGGAACGGGCTGGGAGGACGAAATATGA
- a CDS encoding type II toxin-antitoxin system HicA family toxin, whose amino-acid sequence MLWIATLATASGLTILKRILRTKESMSRSAKMARHRGSSSVVRTSFSSRDVIKTLTKHGFVPVGGKGSHTTLRYENDETGEVRTVTVPKADPIPVGTLQQIAKQAGADDFHDFCQWVDRTS is encoded by the coding sequence ATGCTTTGGATAGCCACTTTGGCGACGGCGAGCGGATTGACGATCCTGAAGCGTATCTTGAGGACCAAGGAATCGATGTCGAGATCGGCGAAAATGGCTCGCCACCGTGGCTCGAGTAGTGTGGTCCGGACGAGCTTTTCCTCGCGAGACGTGATTAAGACGCTCACCAAACACGGGTTCGTACCGGTTGGTGGCAAGGGGAGCCACACAACGCTTCGATACGAGAATGACGAAACGGGCGAGGTGCGGACGGTAACGGTCCCGAAAGCCGATCCGATCCCAGTCGGGACGCTGCAGCAAATAGCCAAACAAGCGGGTGCCGACGACTTTCACGACTTCTGCCAGTGGGTCGACCGGACGAGTTAG
- the cas3 gene encoding type I-D CRISPR-associated helicase Cas3': MSDSTPLNVQLKGLGLRKYPSDSYPVDGVTPHRHQWALHDALTTGVSGAFVNDAPTGAGKTLSWLAPTISEGLDTVAVYPTNALIEDQRKNIELMLDDIDGGDDVHLLAVSSDTLQDEYATDYPAESNGEILSYLLRDAFQRSETVILLTNPDIFVLLRRRIYHNRTDGINFFEVAVVDEFHRATRKEQNTLLFLLDEMQDADTEICRLSYLVFLSATPDEELAGRFEEAVSAPYYPLTGFGWRETPHPAMAADDQPAIAFAPGQLPTAYRPVLPPLELRLQPATTFQTASRLAEQREETIDQLSQGRTVLMLDGLHEVDEIYRLLQDSELGTIERIDGFHRADIADKLNRFDTLVSNAAVEVGVDFDTDQVLFSAHSAATFFQRLGRLRTRKETSKAYAYIPPYVYKQLQSEINAYGNEWINRERFEGLVEQHYVDNSTPKSFDWRYSTVEAYHHVEERVENTPSDEAGLIRKEGWKRIERHFCRPHGTVFSKQDAKRCHDSVQTKILDALQMYRGDSLQLTVYDPDQQVVQNYNLTYLLRHGDIQLLERDDFLTRVPDRLGDDVSRVERYSIGYCIYYGTYDGDGTEGDDEYTGRDLCFKPTGDLYSLLNRGKRQTREPKVCTGLEVETSPDIDGLDQLKIELSETEVLCYPIEGHVSEVSKQYSIGEFGFVYPLLHPEGDTATIAFSHDALYLYCRVQDQQEADGLDIEVSEL; this comes from the coding sequence ATGTCTGATTCGACACCACTCAACGTCCAATTGAAGGGACTTGGGTTGCGAAAATATCCAAGTGATTCGTATCCGGTCGACGGCGTTACTCCTCACCGCCACCAGTGGGCACTCCACGACGCTCTGACAACAGGTGTCTCAGGTGCCTTCGTGAACGACGCGCCAACTGGTGCGGGAAAGACGCTGTCGTGGCTTGCGCCGACGATTTCGGAGGGTCTAGACACCGTTGCGGTGTATCCAACGAACGCACTGATCGAAGATCAACGGAAGAATATCGAGTTAATGCTGGACGATATTGATGGCGGAGACGATGTCCATTTGCTGGCAGTCTCAAGTGATACACTCCAAGACGAGTACGCAACAGACTATCCTGCTGAGTCGAACGGAGAGATCCTTTCGTACCTCTTACGGGATGCATTTCAGCGTTCGGAAACGGTTATTCTGCTCACGAATCCAGACATATTCGTCCTGTTACGCCGGAGAATATATCACAATCGGACTGATGGAATCAATTTCTTCGAAGTCGCTGTGGTCGATGAGTTCCATCGAGCGACACGAAAGGAGCAGAATACGCTCCTGTTCTTACTGGACGAAATGCAGGATGCTGACACCGAAATATGTCGGTTGTCATACCTTGTGTTCCTCAGTGCAACACCAGACGAGGAACTAGCTGGCCGGTTCGAAGAAGCGGTCTCTGCACCCTACTATCCACTCACGGGTTTTGGATGGCGTGAGACGCCACACCCAGCGATGGCAGCGGACGACCAGCCAGCTATCGCATTTGCCCCCGGCCAGCTACCGACTGCGTACCGTCCAGTATTGCCTCCACTCGAACTTCGGTTGCAGCCAGCAACAACATTTCAGACTGCGTCACGTCTGGCTGAACAGCGAGAGGAAACTATCGACCAGCTCTCACAGGGTCGGACCGTTCTGATGCTGGATGGCCTACATGAAGTTGACGAAATATATCGATTACTGCAAGATTCTGAGCTCGGTACTATCGAACGAATCGACGGGTTTCATCGCGCAGACATAGCTGATAAACTCAACCGATTCGACACTCTTGTCAGCAATGCGGCAGTCGAGGTCGGTGTCGATTTCGATACTGATCAGGTGCTGTTCTCTGCACACAGTGCCGCAACGTTCTTCCAGCGACTCGGCCGTCTCCGAACACGTAAAGAAACATCAAAAGCCTACGCGTACATTCCTCCCTACGTATATAAACAACTTCAATCGGAAATAAATGCGTACGGTAACGAATGGATAAACCGAGAGAGATTCGAGGGATTGGTTGAACAACACTATGTCGATAACTCGACACCGAAGTCGTTCGACTGGCGGTATTCGACTGTCGAGGCGTACCATCACGTCGAAGAACGGGTGGAGAACACCCCGTCGGACGAAGCTGGGTTGATCAGAAAAGAGGGGTGGAAGCGGATCGAGCGGCACTTTTGCCGACCGCATGGTACTGTGTTCTCAAAACAAGATGCGAAACGTTGTCATGATTCGGTACAGACAAAGATTCTTGATGCGTTGCAGATGTACCGCGGTGACAGTCTTCAACTGACAGTCTATGATCCAGATCAACAGGTCGTCCAGAACTACAATCTGACGTATCTGCTACGACACGGTGACATCCAGTTACTAGAGCGGGATGACTTTTTGACGCGTGTTCCTGACCGTCTCGGAGACGATGTATCGCGGGTGGAACGCTACAGCATTGGATACTGCATCTACTACGGGACCTACGATGGCGATGGAACCGAAGGTGATGACGAGTACACTGGTCGTGACCTTTGCTTCAAACCGACTGGTGATCTATACTCACTGTTGAATAGAGGGAAACGACAGACTCGGGAACCAAAAGTGTGTACCGGGCTGGAAGTCGAAACGTCGCCAGACATCGATGGGTTAGACCAGTTGAAGATCGAGCTCAGTGAAACCGAAGTCCTCTGCTATCCAATTGAGGGGCACGTCAGCGAGGTCTCGAAACAATACTCCATTGGCGAGTTCGGATTCGTGTATCCACTCCTACACCCAGAAGGAGATACGGCTACGATCGCGTTCAGCCACGATGCGCTTTATCTGTACTGCCGAGTACAGGATCAACAGGAGGCTGATGGACTCGATATCGAGGTGAGTGAGTTGTGA
- the cas1d gene encoding type I-D CRISPR-associated endonuclease Cas1d — protein MKAAEGMFDESVVYVTKQGTQVRTDGGQIIVWDVDGDDGELAAYPKEKLDTINVFGGVNFSTPFVAEANEHGIVLNYFTQNGKYRGSFVPEKNTIAEVRRAQYALTPAKELAIAKEMIRGKIRNQRTLLSRKGVTGTDVLKDLGVRVDNIKTKDDLRGAEGEAAERYFDRLDETLVDGWTFEKRTKRPPEDHINSLLSLTYVFMKNEVMSALRQYNLDPFLGVLHADRHGRPSLALDLQEEFRPIFCDALVTRLVNRRTLTHDDFNKDNRLSDDAFKTYLSKFDEFMQEEFTHPHFEYSVTRRKAVRQQAILLRKAITGEMDQYHPLTFQR, from the coding sequence ATGAAAGCTGCAGAAGGGATGTTCGACGAGTCAGTCGTCTACGTCACCAAACAGGGAACCCAAGTCCGTACTGACGGCGGACAAATCATCGTCTGGGACGTTGACGGCGATGACGGAGAGCTCGCAGCCTACCCCAAAGAAAAACTCGACACCATCAACGTCTTCGGGGGGGTCAACTTTTCGACACCGTTCGTTGCAGAGGCGAATGAACACGGCATCGTCCTGAACTACTTCACGCAGAATGGCAAGTATCGGGGGAGTTTCGTCCCCGAAAAGAACACCATCGCAGAGGTCAGGCGCGCGCAGTACGCACTCACACCTGCGAAGGAACTGGCAATTGCCAAGGAAATGATTCGTGGTAAGATACGCAATCAGCGCACATTGCTCTCACGGAAGGGTGTCACCGGCACAGATGTGCTGAAAGACCTTGGCGTTCGTGTAGACAATATCAAAACGAAAGACGACCTTCGAGGAGCAGAAGGCGAGGCAGCAGAGCGGTACTTCGACAGACTCGATGAGACACTCGTTGATGGCTGGACATTCGAGAAACGGACGAAGCGACCGCCCGAGGACCACATTAACTCGTTGCTCTCGCTGACCTACGTGTTCATGAAAAACGAGGTCATGAGCGCCCTCAGACAGTACAACCTGGATCCGTTCCTGGGAGTGCTACACGCAGATCGACACGGGCGACCATCACTCGCACTCGATCTGCAAGAGGAGTTCCGCCCGATCTTCTGCGATGCTCTGGTGACGCGGCTGGTCAATCGGCGGACGTTGACACACGACGATTTCAACAAGGATAACAGACTGTCCGATGACGCGTTCAAGACCTACCTCTCAAAGTTCGATGAGTTCATGCAAGAAGAGTTCACACACCCGCACTTCGAGTACTCCGTCACACGGCGAAAAGCAGTGCGACAGCAAGCAATTCTACTGCGAAAAGCAATCACAGGAGAAATGGACCAGTACCATCCTCTGACATTCCAGCGATGA
- the cas6 gene encoding CRISPR system precrRNA processing endoribonuclease RAMP protein Cas6 — translation MASAGEKGTVVPQVRQVTVSLTPRTRFPVPKSDGYSVYSALLSVLSDVSEEIGSSVHDSPLGSLHNSGLLGPRGSSDRPHHKLLLPDETYELSLGIVHPEDGEVFQALVNALVLQNETVELSHGELEVREFESSNATHEELLAEASQYDDPTVEMTFQTATCIEEADGVTTMFPTRGAVFNSLLGKWNRSVPEELELDLTREEVDASVIEKPNDRSYQTHSVLVNRVKNDNGENRNIFRQGFTGECAYAFKGASESVENAVTALALFGEYSGVGSAVARGCGQVSTEVKD, via the coding sequence ATGGCCTCTGCCGGTGAAAAGGGAACCGTCGTCCCGCAAGTCCGACAGGTGACCGTGTCACTCACGCCGAGGACACGGTTCCCGGTACCGAAGTCAGATGGATATTCCGTGTACTCTGCACTCCTCTCAGTACTCTCCGACGTAAGCGAGGAGATTGGATCGAGCGTTCACGACTCGCCACTCGGAAGCCTCCACAATAGCGGACTACTGGGGCCGCGTGGGAGTAGTGATCGACCACATCACAAGCTGTTGCTGCCCGACGAGACCTACGAGTTGTCGCTGGGCATCGTTCACCCGGAAGATGGCGAGGTATTTCAAGCACTCGTGAACGCGCTCGTGCTACAAAATGAAACAGTCGAATTGAGTCACGGTGAACTGGAAGTGCGAGAGTTCGAGAGTTCGAACGCGACGCACGAGGAGCTGCTGGCAGAGGCTAGTCAATACGACGATCCGACGGTTGAGATGACTTTCCAGACGGCGACGTGTATTGAAGAAGCAGACGGTGTAACGACGATGTTCCCAACCCGTGGTGCCGTCTTCAACTCACTACTGGGCAAATGGAATCGAAGTGTTCCCGAGGAGTTGGAACTGGATCTGACTCGTGAGGAGGTTGATGCAAGCGTCATTGAAAAGCCCAACGACCGGAGCTATCAGACGCATTCAGTGCTGGTCAACCGAGTGAAAAACGACAACGGTGAAAACCGGAATATCTTCCGGCAAGGGTTCACTGGCGAGTGTGCATACGCGTTCAAAGGTGCCAGTGAGAGTGTAGAGAATGCCGTGACTGCGCTGGCGCTGTTCGGAGAGTATTCAGGTGTTGGGAGTGCCGTGGCGAGAGGTTGTGGACAGGTAAGTACGGAGGTCAAGGATTGA
- the cas10d gene encoding type I-D CRISPR-associated protein Cas10d/Csc3, with the protein MWTGKYGGQGLMTENDGKQTKLGEIESETDDVAEEEPAEGVGSFSPAFLANPEEEFETDPNSETVDAKLDNVLGEYISEVDPRLIEAGWAFLPNKSVEYGKVDQSMLNHTRNLVYFLHQLARQIENTDLPSITPKKLRHLVALAVAHDYHKLREEDENPNERFDIKIKELEPFIEEIGLDEFSSTPDDPESELSIRTFRSCAVDHHDTENANSTRVTTTWREYRPLIRLADSMASSATPEAATNNRVQDRFREAFPSGNFELAYHQTDHVSGVFTNLLNKVVSEYLQEEYDYQLLTMYQDGCVYLTPAELDQPETDEDIVAAITSRLGDSIGDSHPSYNDIDQLRSNFSIVGAQGLYSLNEPDFFYAGSGKMLQAVVRKGVTDGDADASATDAATESMELLEAELGTKFEKTEQQYGLGRFVNTIKSWFVDPLLPSDRTANDLIRATVTAFGLSDELAEDLVALSEETTSALTSGGKWEYSYAIAQGLLDRHGTGPVIPTVEDEIVMTLSDGFAALVEDDSDWQTRIQNAHAGDMATEVQAFIGETLRIGGGNLILTSATVDTYDEYVKSSRGKTCTLCSRGVAVGGNLGPMKSKQSLTTLQGGFSNREMVGGMKRDKLLLCSICRIEFSLRETAASRRDGGRLFFHLVPDYFYTPYSWRLYSRLVNRFTGENRVRLGRLAERVFDIDSLEEFTGVMDELTQPEGNGRTMIESLSQEFDRNRQFGAQTVGYFKNPDNDTEFQFFGAFLALTVSAYTGMRVYLSSSPVPEMRSRDFPEFAKIGSGFTQVTSFYGETVSLTSLQSELQSAAAVVKLGYAIQGNDRNDSLFAKYLRTTRNELLPGSYLLKRAVQTSDEGPYIPALMRYAVALDQRNAIRQSNSQMTDTPHNRISTLAELAYDAIRPASGHGRKPHRVERVFRESVKAVSKTGQQLDQEDYKMCVSGRLQKMIDRQAGDAVYPVSAEESDAGTPLQERIEEYAAYFVDEILYGIANGRPSQLKRLENNLADGFFGATLRAEAEYYDQKGEEKQKANEA; encoded by the coding sequence TTGTGGACAGGTAAGTACGGAGGTCAAGGATTGATGACAGAGAACGATGGTAAACAGACCAAACTCGGTGAAATCGAGTCGGAGACTGATGATGTTGCAGAAGAAGAGCCTGCTGAAGGCGTTGGCTCGTTCTCACCGGCTTTCCTGGCAAACCCAGAGGAAGAATTTGAAACGGATCCCAATTCGGAGACTGTCGATGCAAAGTTGGATAACGTCTTGGGCGAGTATATTTCGGAGGTAGACCCACGTCTTATAGAAGCTGGCTGGGCGTTCCTCCCGAACAAGAGCGTCGAATACGGCAAGGTTGACCAGTCGATGCTCAATCACACGCGAAATCTAGTGTACTTTTTACACCAGCTTGCTCGCCAGATAGAGAACACCGATCTTCCGTCGATCACACCGAAAAAACTCCGCCATCTCGTCGCACTCGCGGTCGCTCACGATTATCACAAGCTCCGCGAAGAAGACGAGAATCCAAACGAACGGTTCGATATCAAAATCAAGGAACTAGAACCATTCATCGAGGAAATCGGGCTGGACGAATTCAGTTCTACACCGGACGATCCTGAATCAGAACTTTCGATACGAACCTTCCGCTCGTGTGCCGTCGACCATCACGACACTGAGAATGCTAACTCGACTCGCGTTACGACAACGTGGCGAGAGTATCGGCCACTAATTCGACTGGCAGACTCGATGGCTTCCTCGGCGACACCAGAGGCAGCGACGAATAATCGCGTTCAGGACCGGTTCCGTGAGGCCTTCCCCAGTGGAAACTTCGAACTCGCCTATCACCAGACCGATCACGTCAGTGGTGTTTTCACGAACTTGTTGAACAAGGTTGTGAGCGAGTATCTACAAGAGGAGTACGATTATCAACTGCTCACGATGTATCAGGATGGCTGTGTGTATCTAACACCAGCCGAACTGGACCAGCCGGAAACTGACGAAGACATTGTTGCCGCGATCACCTCCCGCCTAGGAGACAGCATCGGAGATTCCCATCCATCGTACAACGATATCGATCAACTACGATCAAACTTCTCGATTGTCGGCGCACAGGGACTCTACAGTTTGAACGAGCCCGATTTCTTCTATGCTGGCAGTGGAAAGATGTTGCAGGCTGTCGTTCGGAAGGGAGTCACCGATGGCGACGCGGACGCCAGCGCCACGGACGCTGCCACGGAGTCAATGGAACTGCTGGAAGCTGAACTGGGGACCAAGTTCGAGAAGACGGAGCAACAGTACGGTCTCGGTCGATTCGTGAACACAATAAAGAGCTGGTTTGTCGACCCCTTGCTTCCCAGCGACCGAACTGCGAACGACCTGATTCGAGCCACTGTCACCGCGTTCGGTCTTTCGGATGAGCTAGCTGAGGATCTTGTTGCTCTCTCAGAGGAGACTACCTCGGCGCTGACCAGTGGTGGCAAATGGGAGTACTCGTATGCAATTGCACAAGGACTTCTGGACCGACACGGAACCGGTCCCGTAATCCCCACTGTCGAGGACGAAATCGTTATGACACTGTCGGATGGGTTTGCTGCACTCGTTGAGGACGATTCTGATTGGCAGACCCGCATTCAGAACGCACACGCGGGTGACATGGCGACAGAAGTCCAGGCGTTCATCGGAGAAACCCTCCGTATCGGTGGTGGCAATCTCATCCTCACGAGCGCGACGGTCGATACCTACGACGAATACGTCAAATCATCGCGGGGCAAGACCTGTACACTGTGTAGCCGTGGCGTCGCGGTGGGGGGGAACCTTGGACCGATGAAATCGAAACAATCCCTGACGACGTTACAGGGGGGGTTCTCGAACAGAGAGATGGTTGGCGGGATGAAACGGGATAAGCTCCTGCTGTGTTCGATCTGTCGAATCGAATTCTCGTTGCGTGAGACAGCAGCGTCCAGGCGAGACGGTGGGCGACTGTTCTTCCATCTGGTGCCTGATTATTTTTATACGCCCTACTCCTGGCGACTCTATTCTCGTCTAGTTAACCGGTTCACGGGTGAAAACCGAGTTCGACTGGGACGACTTGCTGAGCGGGTGTTCGATATTGACTCGCTGGAGGAGTTCACTGGTGTGATGGACGAATTGACACAGCCGGAAGGGAATGGGCGAACGATGATCGAGTCGCTTTCCCAGGAGTTCGACCGTAATCGGCAGTTCGGTGCCCAGACGGTCGGCTATTTCAAGAATCCGGACAACGATACCGAATTTCAGTTTTTCGGTGCGTTTCTGGCCCTCACCGTGAGCGCCTACACTGGGATGCGTGTGTATCTGAGTTCGTCGCCTGTTCCAGAGATGCGCTCTCGTGACTTCCCGGAGTTCGCAAAGATCGGGAGTGGGTTCACGCAGGTGACGAGCTTCTACGGCGAAACTGTCTCGTTGACCAGTCTGCAGTCGGAACTCCAGTCAGCGGCCGCCGTCGTGAAGCTTGGGTACGCGATCCAGGGTAACGACCGCAACGACTCCCTGTTCGCAAAATACCTCCGGACAACACGAAACGAACTATTGCCGGGGTCGTATCTGCTCAAGCGTGCTGTCCAGACCTCAGATGAGGGGCCGTACATACCCGCCCTGATGAGGTATGCAGTCGCGCTCGATCAGCGAAACGCAATCAGACAGTCCAATTCACAAATGACTGATACACCACACAATCGCATCTCGACACTCGCGGAACTTGCATACGATGCCATCCGACCGGCGAGCGGACACGGCCGGAAACCGCATCGTGTCGAACGGGTGTTCCGTGAGAGCGTCAAAGCAGTATCGAAGACAGGACAGCAACTAGACCAAGAGGACTACAAGATGTGCGTGTCCGGGCGGCTTCAGAAGATGATCGACCGGCAGGCGGGGGATGCTGTCTATCCCGTCAGTGCCGAGGAATCAGACGCTGGGACGCCGCTTCAGGAGCGCATTGAGGAGTACGCGGCATACTTCGTCGACGAAATCCTCTACGGGATCGCAAACGGGCGTCCCTCCCAACTGAAACGACTCGAAAACAACCTCGCAGACGGGTTCTTCGGTGCGACACTTCGAGCCGAGGCAGAGTATTACGACCAAAAAGGCGAAGAGAAACAGAAAGCAAACGAGGCCTAA